A window of Cyanobacteriota bacterium genomic DNA:
GACTACAAACAGTTGCTCTCTATTCACAAACAAACCTTCCAGTGATAGCCGATCGCATCCACACCCTGCGTCAAACCTTGCCGAAACATGTCCGGTTAATTGCTGTCACCAAGCAAGTTACCGCTGACCGGATGCGAGAAGCCTACCATGCTGGTATTCGTGATTTTGGTGAAAATCGTCTGCAAGAAGCAGAAGCTAAATATGCGCAATTGCAAGACTTAACGGATGTTACATGGCACTTCATCGGGCGGTTGCAGCGTAACAAGGCCCGTCGAGTGTTGGATCTGTTTTCTTGGATTCATTCGGTAGACAGTCTATCTATAGCACAGCGCCTTAATCAACTAGCGCAATCCTGCGATTGTCCCCCCCAAATTTGCCTACAAGTCAAACTACTGCCCGATGCCAACAAAGGTGGATGGTCGGTGGATG
This region includes:
- a CDS encoding YggS family pyridoxal phosphate-dependent enzyme, yielding MIADRIHTLRQTLPKHVRLIAVTKQVTADRMREAYHAGIRDFGENRLQEAEAKYAQLQDLTDVTWHFIGRLQRNKARRVLDLFSWIHSVDSLSIAQRLNQLAQSCDCPPQICLQVKLLPDANKGGWSVDELLSALPALDQCEHLRIQGLMAIPPLGLSADQVLAYFQQLRDLATTINQLAFPRLTLTQLSMGMSDDYPLAVQAGATIVRLGRTIFGDRPL